Proteins encoded together in one Methanolobus chelungpuianus window:
- a CDS encoding 2-isopropylmalate synthase, whose product MGKHKTIFDTTLRDGEQTPGVSLTNEQKLKIARQLDKLGVDVLEAGFPISSEGEKQNVRAIASEGLSLDVCGLARVLQKDLDACIDCGVDMVHTFVSTSDIQRIHTIKKTREEVVSMAVNAVEYIKDHGAKCMFSAMDATRTDLDYLIEVFKAVEGAGCDIINVPDTVGVMSPSGMYRLISQVHSNVNIPIDVHCHNDFGIAVANSLMAVEAGASQVQVTVNGIGERAGNANLAQVVMCLQSIYGVKTNINTEYLLETSKMVENFTGIHMPPNTPIVGDNAFAHESGIHTHGVLEKADTFEPGIMTPEMVGHRRRIVLGKHAGKHAVKQSLSEIGIQPTEEQLDEILSRIKTIANRGKRICDADLHAVASAVLGKNLGHETIKLKEFSVMTSNLTTPTAVVRAIVGDQEVTASNFGVGPIDASLKAVGSMLNGYTRIKIRDFRIEAITGGSDALAEVTIGVEDEEGRVVTAHSASADIVTASVDALVTAINLLLEKKKLWSMQ is encoded by the coding sequence ATAGGCAAACATAAGACTATTTTTGATACGACACTGCGCGACGGTGAACAAACACCTGGCGTATCCCTTACCAATGAGCAAAAACTCAAGATTGCACGGCAACTCGACAAACTCGGAGTGGACGTTCTCGAGGCCGGATTCCCCATCTCATCAGAAGGGGAAAAACAGAATGTAAGAGCTATTGCCAGCGAAGGACTTAGTCTTGATGTCTGTGGTCTTGCCCGCGTACTGCAAAAAGACCTTGACGCATGTATCGACTGTGGTGTAGACATGGTGCATACCTTTGTCTCAACATCCGACATCCAGCGGATACACACCATAAAAAAGACCCGCGAGGAGGTCGTTTCTATGGCCGTGAACGCCGTGGAATACATCAAGGACCATGGCGCAAAATGCATGTTCTCTGCCATGGATGCTACCAGGACCGATCTTGACTACCTCATCGAGGTGTTCAAAGCCGTCGAGGGAGCCGGGTGCGACATCATCAATGTCCCCGATACCGTGGGCGTGATGTCGCCTTCCGGCATGTACCGGCTTATCAGCCAGGTGCACAGCAATGTCAATATTCCCATTGACGTTCACTGCCACAACGACTTCGGTATTGCGGTCGCCAACAGCCTTATGGCAGTTGAGGCCGGTGCAAGCCAGGTGCAGGTAACCGTCAACGGCATTGGTGAGCGCGCAGGCAATGCCAACCTCGCCCAGGTCGTGATGTGCCTCCAGTCCATATACGGAGTAAAGACTAACATCAACACGGAATACCTGCTCGAGACCTCCAAGATGGTGGAGAACTTCACAGGCATACACATGCCCCCAAACACCCCCATCGTCGGGGACAATGCATTCGCCCACGAATCCGGCATACACACCCACGGCGTCCTTGAGAAGGCCGACACCTTCGAACCTGGCATCATGACCCCTGAAATGGTGGGTCACAGAAGGCGTATAGTGCTCGGCAAGCATGCAGGTAAGCACGCAGTCAAGCAGTCCCTGAGCGAGATCGGCATCCAGCCCACTGAAGAGCAGCTTGATGAGATCCTCAGCAGGATAAAGACCATCGCAAACCGCGGGAAGCGCATATGCGATGCGGATCTCCACGCTGTTGCCTCGGCAGTCCTCGGCAAGAACCTCGGGCATGAGACCATCAAGCTCAAGGAGTTCTCCGTAATGACAAGCAACCTCACAACACCCACGGCCGTCGTGAGGGCTATTGTCGGTGACCAGGAAGTGACCGCCTCGAACTTCGGTGTGGGACCCATTGACGCCTCACTCAAGGCTGTAGGCAGTATGCTCAACGGCTATACCAGGATCAAGATCCGCGATTTCAGGATAGAGGCCATTACGGGCGGCAGCGATGCCCTTGCCGAGGTCACGATAGGTGTGGAGGACGAGGAGGGACGTGTGGTGACCGCACATTCCG